The Oscillatoria salina IIICB1 genome includes the window GCTAAGAATTTGTTTTTTCAATTCTTGTAGTTTCATTTCGTTAAAATTAGCTAAAAATAAAGAAAATCAACGATGCACCCAACTCGATTTTTAATAATTGTAGCCTGGTTCTCGGTAAATTGTCCGAGAGCCGCGATTAATTGTTAGTAAATAACGATTATTACCTTCGACACGGGCAAAATATTCTGTTTCGCCTCTAGTATGAAAATAACTCGTTCCCCCATCGGCAGTAATACTATCAGCTAGAGCGCCATTAAGCAGCAAATTTCTACTTCTTTTATCATAAACATTCATCCGCAATTGTCCTTGCTGATGATAAACTCTGACCGCGTACTCGTCAGTTTGAAAAGCGAGAACTGTCCTTTCCTCTGGACTATTGGGATTGGGATTTGTTTGAGTTTCAAAGGAAATAATATTGCCATCGAGAGTAACCCGACAAGTAGCAGTTGTTCCATTACTTCGGCGCCGTAATAATATAGTTCTAACTCCACTTCTGTCGGGAAGAAAATCAGTAACTTCAATGTCTGATGTATTAGTATTAAATATAGTTAAAGCACGGTTTCGACAAGCATTAAGTGCGGCAAGAGGAACAGTAGTTAAATCAGAATCATTTCTTCCATCGCTACCGTTAGGATTATAAGTTTTAAGCACGGGTTCGGAAACAATTCGCCGCCCATTTTGATAAACTTCTAAACGGCTAGAGTTAATAAAGTAGTTGGTAGACTGATTAGTAGCAGTATAAGTATTGTCTTGTCTTCGGTTAGCAGGAAGACGAATTGAATTAGCAGAATTTTTTGCTTGTCCGATATAGAATAAACGGCCGTTAACTTGACAAATATAAATCCAGAAATTTGGTGTTTCAAAAGAACGTTCTGGTAAGATATCGTTACCGCAGACAGTTCCGCTTTGTGCAAATACAGGTTGAGTTGGGGTAACAATAGTGCTAAGAATTCCCCATCCAGCTAAAGTAATTAAGATACCAGCGAGATACCGAGATTTAATTTTCATGGTTATTTTTCCTACTCTCTATGATCTTTTCTGTTCAAAGTGCCGTTTTTTGGCGCTTACGCAGCAAAATTTAATATTTGCGATCGCTACTATCTAGTTTGACACAGAGACAACGATCGCAATCGCTAAAGTTTCGTGAGAGTTATCACACCCATTCTTGAATTGATGTCACCCAAGGCTGGTTTTCGGTAATTTAGAATAATAGAGTCAGCGATCGGGGTAGCGAAATGATGAAAGTTTCTAACCCACCACTAAAAGAAAATCCTTTTACAGTTTATCGAGATCCAAAAACTGGTAAATGGATGGTTGTCAAACCTAATAAATAATTCAACTTTGTGTCTGATTTTTTCGGACAAGGGAACGCAAACAGGTTAAACTACAAAGGTTAGCTACTTTTGTAGTTTTTATGTTAATTTATGAGTAAATACCATAATCTCCAGCGAATTCAGCAACTCGATCCCCAAAAAGATCGCTGTAAAATTTGTCATTTAATTGCCGGATATGAGTTTCCTTGGGACGTTGTCCGCGCTTTAGAAATAGCTTTACTGCGGACATTTTGCGTTCCCAGTATTTCTCAATTATTAAATAAAACTGGGGAATTTCGCTTGCATACCCAAAAACGCTACGACGATACTGCATTACTGGTAGCGGAAATTATCAAATGGGGTTACGACAGCGATCGCGGTTCCCAAGCTATTCAACGCATGAACCAAATTCACGGACGTTTTCCCATCAGTAACGAAGATTTTCTTTATGTTCTTTCAACTTTTATTTATGAACCGATTCGCTGGAATCAACGCTTTGGTTGGCGTTTAATGTGCGAAACTGAAAAGCAAGCTTGTTATTATTTTTGGCAAGCAATTGGTGAGAGAATGGAGATTAAAAATATTCCTCCTAATTACACAGCTTTTGAACAATTTAACCTGGAATACGAACGGGAAAACTTTCATTATTCAGCAACAAATCGTCAGGTTGGAGAAGCAACGATAAAAATGTTTCTCGGTTGGTTTCCTAGCTGGTTAAGTCCAGTTTTGCGACCAGGTGTTTATGCAATGTTAGACGAAAAAATGCTAGATGCTTTTGGTTTTCCCCATCCCTCACCGCAAATGCGATCTTTAGTTGAAAATAGCTTAAAATTGCGAGGTAATTTGGTCAGAATTCTGCCACCCCGAACCCAACCAGAATTTTTCACAGATTCTCAGTTACGCAGTTATCCCCAAGGTTATAAACTAACTGATTTGGGTCCAAAAAAAATGCTTGATTCCCTTAATCAAGGTCAAAAGCTAAGTGATGACAACAAATAAACATATTAGATTATTTTGATTTTATCTTTGCTAAGATGAGATAATAATTTTCATCGTCTGAGTAACAAATATTGCTATCTATATAAGTAGCTTTGCTTATGAAAGTTCAATCAATTCAGCTAAAATATTTTAAAAGATTTCGTAATTCTCCGACTTTGGATTTTGGCAATCCAGAAACTGGTTTAGCAGAAAATTTAATTGTTTTAGTAGGAATAAATGGTGCAGGGAAAACAAGTATTTTACAAGCAATTGCAGCAACATTAGGAGTTGCAACTGGAAGATTATCAAAGCTTTCTGATTTAGAATTAGAATGGAAAGGATTTAACTACGAATTACTCGCAAGCAACTGGGGTCGCTTTGAACCGGAGGTAAATCTAAAGGTGCAATTTTCCTCTTCAGAATTGAAAGCAATTCATGAGTTTTATCAAAAATTACAGGAAATGGGGCGTAATTTACCCGTTTCTCCTGCTCAAGAACATATTGTCAATCTCAAATGGCAAAAAGATCGTGTTCATGCAGATACTGTTGCTGAATTGTTTCAATTCAAAGGACGAGCATATGCTAAACAACTTTTGCGATCTGAAGGTTTTACTGTTTTTGAGCGAGTAGGCACAGTTTTCTGGTACACTGAACAAAGAACTTCAACTAGTTTAACAACTGAAGATCCCGAACGGAAACTGGAAATTACTGAAGATATTTTACGCGATCGCCTTTCAAAGTGGCGGCAGTTTCATCAAGATTTAGAAACAGGTAGAATTCAGCAATTACGACCAGGACAAAAAGACTTATATGCCGAAATTGAACAAGCTTACAGAATAGTTTTTCCAGAACGTAGCTTTGAAGGTCCAAGTCTGCGACAGAATATAGACGATCTCCTCAAGGAACCTTGGTTTTATCTATATGACGGCAAAAATCAGTATGAAATTTCAGAAATGTCTGGGGGTGAGCGTGCCATTTTTCCCATTTTACTTGATTTTGCTAGTTGGAACATTCATAATTCTGTGATCTTGATTGACGAGATTGAGTTGCACTTACATCCACCAATGCAACAAGCATTACTTAGAGCTTTGCCTAAATTAGGCAAAAACAATCAATTTATTATTACTACCCACTCTGACTATGTAGAGCAGTTAGTTCCTGAAGCACAAATTATTCGTTTAGAGGCTTAGTCGTGAGTGTTATTAAGGGGAGGAAAATAATTTTTTGTGAGGGAAAGAAGAGTAGTTTAGACTATCAATTGCTCCCAAAAATCCTTGAGAACATTTCAGGAGATCGACCTACGATTGTTCCTACGGGTGGTAAATTTACATTTTCTGTTTTTGCTCAAGGATATTTCTTTCGAGAGGATCTAGAAAATCAACATTATCTTGTCTTTCGGGATCGAGATTTTGACGTTGAACCAACAGCAAATGTTCAATTACTTCAACTAAATACTAGATTAGGTCGAAAATTCATGTTTCTCACACATCGTGCTTGCATTGAAAATTATCTTCTAGAGCCTAATTTAATCCATGAATATTGGACAGCCAAATATGTTGAAAAGCAAGAAAATCCTAGTTCCCGATGGGGACATGGTAATTCACCGGGAATTCAAGCAATTGCTGCGTGGATTGAAAATGCAGCGAGGAGTTTGTTATACTACCAAGCTGTAAGATGGGCATTAGCCGATCTGTTACGGCTAAGTGCAGTGCGATCGCAGCTTAAAACTACATGGACGGGTGGTAGCGGTAAACTTCCTTCTTCTTTAACTCGTCAAAACTGTAATAATGAAGCTATCAAGTTAGTTAATCAATTTCTACAAGCTGTTGATACAGTTACACAAGAAAGATTTACAGAACAACTTAATATTTATTGCGATCGGTTTGCTCAAGATGAATTTTGGCAACAGCAGCAGTATACGATCTGGTTTCATGGTAAAGATTTGCAAAAAGCAATGCAAATTAAACAACCTCAATACATTTCTTTAAAATCATTTTATAATTGGGCTATTAGTCACTTTGAGATCGCTCAATATCCAGATATTATTGAATTAAGGACAAAGATTGAAAAGCTATAAAACTTTCCCTTAATCAAACTCAAAAATAACTCAAAGTTTTGCTGTTTTTGGCTGCTTTAATTTCTGGGAATAAAAAGACGCAGATTCGTCTCCTGTCAAGCATTCTTGAGCAAACTTAATCAAATGATGACCCACAAGTCCCACATGAATTAACCCTTCAATATTGCCCGATTTAAGTTTAGGATAAGCCATCTGCCAAAACGTGCGGCGATAGTGACTAAAAACACCCACTCGCACCAGCAAATTAGCTAAAATTGTCAAACCTTTACGAATATTAGCAGGAGAAGTTCGCGCCGGACTATTAGGAACCTTAATTCGGTTCGGATAAGTATGTTCTAAATTGTAAGCAAAACGTTGATATAAAAATTCGGGTTCGTAAGCAGTAGTAATGCAACGTCGCCACATTTCCACCACATCTTCATAAGGCATTAAAAAATCAACATTCGACTCGCGATTTTCATCAAATACTAAACGTCCTTCTTGCTCTAACCTTCGCCACAAAGGAGTTCTCGGCAAAGCATGAAGCAAATTAATTGTTAGCATCGGAATGTTAGAAAGGCGAATAAACTCTAAAATTCGGTCAGCAGTATCCGGCGTATCAGTATCGAGTCCCATGATAATTCCCGATACCACTTCCATACCGTAACTGTTGAGAGTTTTTACCGCATCTAAAATCGGAATACTCAAATTTTGTTGCTTAGAAATTGAGCGTAAAGCATCCGTTTCTGGCGTTTCAATACCACAGAAAACCGTACAAAAATAAGCCTCGCGCATCATTTCTAAAAGCTTCGGACTTTGGGCGAGATTTAAAGTAGCTTCACAGGCAAATTGTACCGGATAGCCATTAGTTTTTTGCCAGTCGATCAGATAAGGAAGTAACTTGGTAGTAGCGCGGCGATCGCCAACAAAGTTATCATCAACAAAATAAATCGCCCCCGGATTACCTGCCGCCAACATTGCATCAAGTTCTCTTAAAACTTGCTCCGGCGTTTTCAGCCGAGGGTTGCGCCCGTAAAGTTCCGGAATATCGCAGAACTCGCAGCGATAAGGACAACCACTCGAAAACTGCACATTACCCAAGAAATATTGATTTAAATTGATGAGATTGTAAGCCGGAGTCGGAAACTCACTCAGAGGGAGACGTTCCTTAGTTTCAAAACGAACTTGTGTTGAGGGGCGATCGCACTTTTCATCAAGATAGCGAATCATCTCATCCGTAGCATCCCCCAACTCACCCAAATGAAGGATATCAAAATCCGGGTAATATTCCGGACAACCAGAAACCGAAGGACCCCCCACCACAGTAATTTTGCCAGCTTCATGAGCAAATTGATTAATGCGATTAATCTGCGATCGCTGGATGTGCATTCCACTAACAATTACCACATCCGCCCAACGATAATCCGATTTTCGCGCCGGACGAATATTCTCATCAATAAAACGCACCTCCCACTCATCAGGCAAATAAGCAGCCACCAGTAAAATACCCTGTGGCGGCATAAAAGCCCGAACCCTACCCATCAACGGATAAGCATGGTGTAAAGTCCCAAAAGAGCGCGAATACCGGGGAAAAACGCAAAGAATGCGGCGACGGT containing:
- a CDS encoding DUF4435 domain-containing protein → MSVIKGRKIIFCEGKKSSLDYQLLPKILENISGDRPTIVPTGGKFTFSVFAQGYFFREDLENQHYLVFRDRDFDVEPTANVQLLQLNTRLGRKFMFLTHRACIENYLLEPNLIHEYWTAKYVEKQENPSSRWGHGNSPGIQAIAAWIENAARSLLYYQAVRWALADLLRLSAVRSQLKTTWTGGSGKLPSSLTRQNCNNEAIKLVNQFLQAVDTVTQERFTEQLNIYCDRFAQDEFWQQQQYTIWFHGKDLQKAMQIKQPQYISLKSFYNWAISHFEIAQYPDIIELRTKIEKL
- a CDS encoding AAA family ATPase, yielding MKVQSIQLKYFKRFRNSPTLDFGNPETGLAENLIVLVGINGAGKTSILQAIAATLGVATGRLSKLSDLELEWKGFNYELLASNWGRFEPEVNLKVQFSSSELKAIHEFYQKLQEMGRNLPVSPAQEHIVNLKWQKDRVHADTVAELFQFKGRAYAKQLLRSEGFTVFERVGTVFWYTEQRTSTSLTTEDPERKLEITEDILRDRLSKWRQFHQDLETGRIQQLRPGQKDLYAEIEQAYRIVFPERSFEGPSLRQNIDDLLKEPWFYLYDGKNQYEISEMSGGERAIFPILLDFASWNIHNSVILIDEIELHLHPPMQQALLRALPKLGKNNQFIITTHSDYVEQLVPEAQIIRLEA
- a CDS encoding B12-binding domain-containing radical SAM protein, with translation MTATLKDFDRLIPESTTGRQRYFPRNRRRILCVFPRYSRSFGTLHHAYPLMGRVRAFMPPQGILLVAAYLPDEWEVRFIDENIRPARKSDYRWADVVIVSGMHIQRSQINRINQFAHEAGKITVVGGPSVSGCPEYYPDFDILHLGELGDATDEMIRYLDEKCDRPSTQVRFETKERLPLSEFPTPAYNLINLNQYFLGNVQFSSGCPYRCEFCDIPELYGRNPRLKTPEQVLRELDAMLAAGNPGAIYFVDDNFVGDRRATTKLLPYLIDWQKTNGYPVQFACEATLNLAQSPKLLEMMREAYFCTVFCGIETPETDALRSISKQQNLSIPILDAVKTLNSYGMEVVSGIIMGLDTDTPDTADRILEFIRLSNIPMLTINLLHALPRTPLWRRLEQEGRLVFDENRESNVDFLMPYEDVVEMWRRCITTAYEPEFLYQRFAYNLEHTYPNRIKVPNSPARTSPANIRKGLTILANLLVRVGVFSHYRRTFWQMAYPKLKSGNIEGLIHVGLVGHHLIKFAQECLTGDESASFYSQKLKQPKTAKL
- a CDS encoding oxygenase MpaB family protein — protein: MSKYHNLQRIQQLDPQKDRCKICHLIAGYEFPWDVVRALEIALLRTFCVPSISQLLNKTGEFRLHTQKRYDDTALLVAEIIKWGYDSDRGSQAIQRMNQIHGRFPISNEDFLYVLSTFIYEPIRWNQRFGWRLMCETEKQACYYFWQAIGERMEIKNIPPNYTAFEQFNLEYERENFHYSATNRQVGEATIKMFLGWFPSWLSPVLRPGVYAMLDEKMLDAFGFPHPSPQMRSLVENSLKLRGNLVRILPPRTQPEFFTDSQLRSYPQGYKLTDLGPKKMLDSLNQGQKLSDDNK